DNA from Elaeis guineensis isolate ETL-2024a chromosome 2, EG11, whole genome shotgun sequence:
CTTCACCAGCCCCACCTCCAAGTCCACCACCACCCCCTCCACCAAACCCTCCTCCACCACCTCCACCAAGCCCACCACCATGACCCAACCCAGCTCCACCGCCAAACCCAGCTCCAGATCCAGCTCCAGCCCCCCCACCCAGGCCTCCTCCACCACCAAGCCCACCTCCTCCACCAAAACCGCCACCACCACCGCCGCCGAGCCCGCCATGGTGGTGAAACCACTTCTGCTCCTCCCAGGCCTCCTTGCTCGCTAGCTTCCTACCACTAGTGGAACAAATGAGAGCACTTATAAGGAACAGTAGCAGGAAGAGCTTAGCCATCTTGAACACAGTTTTTGGTGGACTTTGGCTGTGGAGAAAAGCAGGGGGAGACCTGGGGTTTATATAGGCAGTGCATGATGGGATGAAGCCATGAAGGCCAGCGACAGTTGGGAAGCCTTTAATTGAGTCACCAGCGGAGGCCGGAGGAGTAAATGAGGCCAACCGCCAGTGCCACCCTCGTGACAGCTAGACAAGAAGACTCTTGAGCCACCTCCTAGAATGCAAATGGATGGACCTCATCCTCATGCATAAGGATCGAGATTTGCtttcttgataaaaaaattttaaaacaaaaggCAATTAATGGACTCTACTTTTTCCATGGCTATAGGCACGTTTTGTCTTTGCTCTCTTGAATTCATCATCTACACAGACTAGACTAGACTGCTCCAAGCTAATAAATATCAGGGATGTTTCATGGAAATGTCCTTCGTAGTAGATCAGTAATGCTATGGGCCAGCCATGCTACCACCAATTCTCTTATATTGATCCACTCAAGGGTTGCAATTCATTCATTCACTGAGTTTAAGTGGTTTAAATCAATTGAAGTGCCATGTGACATGCCACTGCCAcagcaaaaaatttttgattgcagTATCGTCTCGCAGCTGTATATTTCCACCTCGATGACTGTAGATTACTTACAAAACTTAAACTAGTTTATTATGGATGAAGAATAAAGATGAGGAAGTTGTCTCGGGCGTTTGATCTTTTTgactttctaatttatcaaatacCACGTTCGTTGAAGGGATGCCTCATCGCATTCACAAGGCCGCATCATAATCTAGGAATAAATGCAATGAAGCAGTCCATCCACTTCTGGGAACAAACACCACTTAACCCGtggtttttttcctttcttaataaTGTTAATGAAGTTGCTCTAAAAATCACAGGGAGCACTCACAGGGCTTGCTCTTC
Protein-coding regions in this window:
- the LOC114914305 gene encoding uncharacterized protein translates to MAKLFLLLFLISALICSTSGRKLASKEAWEEQKWFHHHGGLGGGGGGGFGGGGGLGGGGGLGGGAGAGSGAGFGGGAGLGHGGGLGGGGGGGFGGGGGGGLGGGAGEGFGGGAGAGGGSGLGGGGGFGGGGGGGFGGGGGVGGGAGAGFGGGAGGGVGGGFP